The Alteripontixanthobacter sp. genome has a window encoding:
- a CDS encoding NaeI family type II restriction endonuclease has translation MNLSGDIERIPLNEGHVDHADLSELEAGLLAAVGGWPEFERKLRGFFRSAIDEVIDTARTGRFLFAELEKTEKTYLGTKFEIILRDWLGVPKGVKLDFLIGEKEVDVKTSTSAGRGGWMIPPEAFDELCILIKVNEAEAICDFGLVRARPFYLRQGANRDAKTSLSAAGMSNIWWMANRFFYTPNFWSLIDHQDREAIFKAGGGSKRVAELFRRCQEHGISRIQVVAVGAQDDAMRRVRRGGGARDILAPEGIAILYSEIDAELMRELGISVGKREFVSYSPKNEGEVDLLRQANHID, from the coding sequence ATGAACCTTTCTGGCGACATTGAGCGTATTCCGCTCAATGAGGGCCATGTCGACCATGCCGACTTGAGCGAACTTGAGGCTGGCCTTCTAGCAGCAGTTGGTGGCTGGCCGGAGTTTGAGCGGAAGCTACGGGGCTTTTTCCGTTCAGCCATCGACGAAGTCATCGACACGGCCCGCACCGGAAGGTTCTTATTCGCGGAATTGGAGAAAACGGAGAAAACCTACCTCGGTACGAAATTCGAGATAATTCTGCGAGACTGGCTGGGCGTACCCAAAGGTGTGAAGCTCGATTTTCTGATTGGCGAAAAGGAAGTGGATGTCAAAACTTCTACGAGCGCTGGCCGGGGAGGATGGATGATTCCGCCGGAAGCGTTCGACGAATTATGTATCCTTATTAAAGTCAACGAGGCCGAAGCGATTTGCGATTTCGGCTTAGTTCGCGCGCGCCCCTTCTATCTTCGCCAGGGCGCAAATCGTGATGCAAAGACCAGCCTTTCCGCAGCTGGAATGTCCAACATCTGGTGGATGGCAAACCGTTTTTTCTATACTCCTAATTTCTGGTCGCTGATTGATCATCAGGATCGCGAAGCGATTTTCAAAGCTGGTGGTGGCTCCAAGCGTGTCGCGGAACTATTCCGGCGATGCCAAGAGCACGGCATTTCGCGTATTCAGGTTGTCGCCGTCGGCGCGCAGGATGACGCCATGCGCAGGGTGCGAAGAGGCGGTGGCGCTCGCGATATTCTCGCGCCCGAAGGTATCGCCATTTTATATTCCGAGATCGATGCTGAGTTGATGCGAGAACTCGGGATCTCAGTCGGTAAACGCGAATTTGTTTCTTATTCGCCGAAGAATGAGGGCGAAGTTGATTTGCTGAGACAGGCTAATCATATTGATTAA
- a CDS encoding DNA cytosine methyltransferase, translating into MHSIEFCAGAGGQAIGLEQAGFKHEALVEIEPDFAKTLTLNRPAWDVRATDMAEFDGRPFKGVDLLTAGLPCPPFSVAGKQLGERDERNLFPSALRLIDEIQPKAVMIENVRGFLSAVFEDYRNHLKRQLDKLGYRTEWRLLNASDFGVSQLRPRVVIVAIRKELVEAFDWPEVQPHNPATVGELLHDLMFENGWSGASRWAKHADDIAPTLVGGSKKHGGPDLGPTRARKAWASLGVEGKSLANAAPERDFVGVPRLTLRMAARLQGFPDEWQFHGGKTVSYRQIGNAFPPPVAKAVAQNLRVALSVQKLFSIGRKKAA; encoded by the coding sequence ATGCATTCGATTGAATTTTGTGCCGGTGCAGGTGGTCAAGCGATTGGGCTTGAGCAGGCCGGCTTCAAACATGAGGCACTGGTCGAGATCGAGCCGGATTTCGCCAAGACCCTTACGCTGAACCGCCCGGCTTGGGATGTTCGCGCCACCGACATGGCCGAATTTGATGGCCGCCCTTTTAAGGGCGTCGATCTCCTAACCGCGGGACTGCCATGCCCGCCATTTTCGGTTGCGGGTAAACAACTCGGCGAACGTGACGAGCGCAATCTGTTTCCATCTGCGCTGCGGTTAATCGATGAAATCCAGCCCAAGGCTGTCATGATCGAGAATGTCCGTGGCTTTCTGTCGGCGGTATTCGAAGATTATCGCAACCACCTGAAGCGGCAGTTGGATAAACTCGGCTATCGGACCGAATGGCGCTTGCTGAACGCATCGGACTTCGGCGTATCCCAGTTGCGACCACGCGTTGTTATTGTAGCTATCCGCAAGGAGTTGGTGGAAGCGTTCGACTGGCCTGAAGTCCAGCCGCACAATCCCGCCACAGTGGGTGAGCTACTGCACGACTTGATGTTCGAAAATGGCTGGAGTGGCGCAAGCCGATGGGCCAAGCATGCCGACGACATTGCCCCAACACTGGTTGGCGGTTCGAAAAAGCATGGCGGTCCCGATCTCGGCCCGACCCGTGCTCGCAAGGCGTGGGCCTCACTTGGCGTGGAAGGAAAAAGCCTTGCAAACGCCGCGCCGGAGCGCGATTTCGTCGGCGTGCCTCGCCTGACTTTGCGGATGGCGGCAAGGTTGCAGGGTTTTCCCGACGAATGGCAATTTCATGGCGGTAAGACTGTCAGTTATCGCCAGATAGGTAATGCTTTTCCGCCACCCGTCGCCAAGGCGGTTGCTCAAAACCTGCGGGTCGCATTGAGTGTCCAGAAGTTGTTCTCAATTGGCAGGAAAAAGGCGGCATGA
- a CDS encoding ribonucleotide-diphosphate reductase subunit beta gives MSLTEARKTYKPFEYPWAYDFWKRQQQIHWMPEEVPLGEDCRDWAQNLTDHERNLLTQIFRFFTQADVEVQDCYHDKYGRVFKPTEIKMMLAAFSNMETVHIAAYSHLLDTIGMPESEYGMFLEYEEMKAKHDYMQDFGVDTDEDIARTLAMFGGFTEGLQLFASFAMLMNFPRFNKMKGMGQIVSWSVRDESLHCEGITRMFHAFCQERDCLTKTVKEDIIDCCQKVVRLEDAFIDLAFEEGPVPGMTAKEIKKYIRYIADWRLQQLGLPVIYMVEDHPLPWLTPLLNGVEHANFFETRATEYSKGATRGNWQDVWSSFDKRQGAGKAANEEEAEDDGPGLFGEGEGAVAAE, from the coding sequence ATGTCGCTGACCGAAGCCCGCAAGACCTACAAGCCGTTCGAATATCCGTGGGCCTATGATTTCTGGAAACGGCAGCAACAGATCCACTGGATGCCCGAAGAGGTGCCGCTGGGCGAAGATTGCCGCGATTGGGCGCAGAACCTGACCGATCATGAGCGTAATCTGCTCACCCAGATCTTCCGCTTCTTCACCCAGGCGGATGTCGAGGTGCAGGATTGCTATCACGACAAATATGGCCGCGTGTTCAAACCGACCGAGATCAAGATGATGCTGGCCGCGTTCAGCAATATGGAAACGGTCCACATCGCCGCCTATTCGCATCTGCTCGACACGATCGGCATGCCCGAAAGCGAATATGGCATGTTCCTCGAATATGAGGAGATGAAGGCCAAGCATGATTACATGCAGGATTTCGGCGTCGATACGGACGAGGATATCGCCCGCACGCTGGCCATGTTCGGCGGCTTTACCGAAGGGCTGCAGCTGTTCGCCAGCTTCGCCATGCTGATGAACTTCCCGCGCTTCAACAAGATGAAGGGCATGGGCCAGATCGTCAGCTGGTCGGTCCGCGATGAAAGCCTGCATTGCGAAGGCATCACCCGCATGTTCCACGCCTTTTGCCAGGAACGCGATTGCCTGACCAAGACGGTCAAGGAAGACATCATCGATTGCTGTCAGAAGGTCGTGCGCTTGGAAGATGCCTTTATCGACTTGGCTTTCGAAGAAGGCCCGGTGCCGGGGATGACGGCCAAGGAAATCAAGAAATACATCCGCTACATCGCCGATTGGCGCCTCCAGCAGCTCGGCCTGCCGGTGATCTACATGGTCGAAGATCACCCGCTCCCCTGGCTCACCCCGCTGCTCAACGGCGTGGAGCACGCCAACTTCTTCGAAACCCGCGCGACGGAGTATTCGAAGGGCGCGACCCGCGGCAATTGGCAGGACGTGTGGTCGAGCTTCGACAAGCGCCAGGGCGCGGGCAAGGCGGCGAACGAGGAAGAGGCCGAGGATGACGGACCGGGCTTGTTCGGCGAGGGTGAAGGGGCTGTGGCGGCGGAGTAG
- a CDS encoding DUF2171 domain-containing protein: MFEKLRIKEHMEVANCKGEHVGTVDAVQDDKIKLTKSDSSDDMHHFLLMDDVEKIDDNRVYLSEGAHIPEGLGNKAVLGGS, encoded by the coding sequence ATGTTCGAGAAGCTACGTATCAAGGAACACATGGAAGTCGCCAATTGCAAGGGCGAGCATGTCGGCACGGTGGACGCGGTGCAGGATGACAAGATCAAGCTGACCAAATCCGACAGCAGCGACGATATGCACCACTTCCTGCTGATGGACGATGTCGAGAAGATCGACGATAACCGGGTCTATCTCTCCGAAGGGGCACATATTCCCGAAGGCCTCGGCAACAAGGCGGTCCTTGGCGGCTCCTGA
- a CDS encoding ribonucleoside-diphosphate reductase subunit alpha produces the protein MEFRSGNDAAMGLEQETETLEGETPATSGKKAAVVMEREDMGSDELVAEKATEALASALAAKPAPQEDDSKKVNDRRFDVQTNDSRDALLTEFGKETLIDRYLLPNESFQDLFARVADAYADDGDHAQRLYDYISRLWFMPATPVLSNGGTNRGLPISCYLNSVSDSLDGIVGTWNENVWLASKGGGIGTYWGNVRGIGEPVGLNGKTSGIIPFVRVMDSLTLAISQGSLRRGSAACYLDVSHPEIEEFLEIRKPSGDFNRKALNLHHGVLLTDDFMEAVRAGEKFDLRSPKTNEVRATVDARSLFQKLVETRLATGEPYIVFSDTVNRMMPKHHRDLGLKVSTSNLCSEITLPTGIDHLGNDRTAVCCLSSLNLEKWDEWHEEKGFVEDVMRFLDNVLQDYIDRAPDEMARAKYSAERERSVGLGVMGFHSFLQAKNLPLEGSMAKVWNLKMFKYISGKAEEASMVLAEERGPCPDAAEMGAMERFSCKMAIAPTASISIICGGTSACIEPIPANIYTHKTLSGSFVVKNPYLEKLLRDKSKDSNNVWNSILEHGGSVAHLDFLSDEEKGVFKTSFEVDQRYLLEYAADRAPFIDQAQSLNLFIPADVDKWDLMMLHFQAWEKGIKSLYYLRSKSVQRAGFAGGVEADNTVDAAKFELAAGGEQTDYEECLSCQ, from the coding sequence ATGGAATTCAGAAGCGGGAACGATGCAGCCATGGGGCTCGAACAGGAAACCGAAACGCTCGAAGGCGAAACGCCCGCAACATCTGGCAAGAAGGCAGCCGTGGTAATGGAACGCGAAGATATGGGTAGCGACGAGCTGGTGGCCGAAAAGGCAACCGAAGCATTGGCGAGCGCGCTGGCCGCGAAGCCTGCCCCGCAGGAAGACGATTCCAAGAAGGTCAACGATCGCCGTTTCGACGTGCAGACCAACGATTCTCGCGACGCGCTGCTGACCGAATTCGGCAAGGAAACGCTGATCGACCGGTATCTGCTGCCGAATGAAAGCTTCCAGGACCTGTTCGCCCGCGTGGCCGATGCCTATGCCGATGATGGTGACCATGCGCAGCGGCTGTATGATTACATCTCGCGCCTGTGGTTCATGCCCGCCACGCCCGTGCTGTCCAATGGCGGCACCAATCGCGGCCTGCCGATTTCCTGCTACCTCAATTCCGTGTCGGACAGCCTCGATGGCATCGTCGGCACCTGGAACGAGAATGTCTGGCTGGCCAGCAAGGGCGGCGGCATCGGCACCTATTGGGGCAATGTCCGCGGCATCGGAGAGCCCGTCGGCCTGAATGGCAAGACCAGCGGGATCATCCCGTTCGTGCGTGTGATGGACAGCCTGACGCTGGCGATTTCGCAAGGCTCGCTGCGGCGCGGAAGCGCGGCATGCTACCTCGATGTGAGCCACCCGGAGATCGAGGAATTCCTCGAAATCCGTAAGCCCAGCGGCGATTTCAACCGCAAGGCGCTCAACCTGCATCACGGCGTGCTGCTGACCGACGATTTCATGGAAGCCGTGCGCGCAGGCGAGAAGTTCGACCTGCGATCACCCAAAACGAACGAAGTCCGCGCGACTGTGGATGCGCGCAGCCTGTTCCAGAAGCTGGTCGAAACGCGGCTTGCCACGGGCGAGCCCTATATCGTGTTCAGCGATACGGTGAACCGCATGATGCCCAAGCATCACCGCGACCTCGGCCTGAAAGTTTCCACCTCGAACCTGTGCAGCGAGATTACCCTGCCGACCGGCATCGATCACCTCGGCAATGACCGCACGGCGGTGTGCTGCCTCAGCTCGCTCAACCTGGAAAAATGGGACGAGTGGCACGAAGAAAAGGGCTTCGTCGAAGACGTGATGCGCTTCCTCGACAATGTCCTGCAGGATTATATCGACCGCGCGCCGGACGAGATGGCACGCGCGAAATATTCTGCTGAGCGCGAACGCTCCGTCGGCCTCGGCGTAATGGGCTTCCACTCCTTCCTCCAGGCCAAGAACCTGCCGCTGGAAGGCAGCATGGCGAAGGTCTGGAACCTGAAAATGTTCAAATACATTTCAGGCAAGGCGGAAGAAGCCAGCATGGTGCTGGCCGAAGAACGCGGGCCGTGCCCCGATGCGGCCGAAATGGGCGCGATGGAACGCTTCAGCTGCAAGATGGCGATCGCGCCGACCGCTTCGATCAGCATTATCTGCGGCGGCACCAGCGCTTGCATCGAGCCGATCCCGGCGAACATCTACACGCACAAGACGCTGTCCGGCAGCTTCGTGGTGAAGAACCCCTATCTGGAAAAGCTACTGCGCGATAAATCCAAGGATTCTAACAATGTGTGGAATTCGATCCTCGAACATGGGGGCAGCGTGGCGCATCTCGATTTCCTTTCCGACGAGGAAAAGGGTGTTTTCAAGACCAGCTTCGAAGTCGATCAACGCTACCTGCTCGAATATGCTGCCGACCGCGCGCCATTCATCGACCAGGCGCAGAGCCTCAACCTGTTCATCCCCGCCGACGTCGACAAATGGGATCTGATGATGCTCCACTTCCAGGCTTGGGAAAAGGGCATTAAATCGCTCTATTACCTGCGGAGCAAGAGCGTCCAGCGCGCCGGGTTCGCCGGCGGCGTGGAAGCGGATAACACCGTCGATGCGGCGAAATTCGAACTGGCCGCCGGCGGCGAGCAGACCGATTACGAGGAATGTCTGAGCTGTCAGTAG
- a CDS encoding GlsB/YeaQ/YmgE family stress response membrane protein, whose translation MLNIIGAIVAGLVVGVLARFFYPGAVDMGWLATIALGIGGSLLAGLVASRGRPGFHRAGCLASILGAMALILIGRLLGVGG comes from the coding sequence ATGCTGAATATCATCGGTGCAATCGTGGCCGGACTGGTGGTCGGGGTACTGGCCCGGTTCTTCTACCCCGGCGCGGTCGATATGGGCTGGCTCGCCACCATCGCACTGGGGATCGGCGGCTCGCTGCTGGCCGGACTGGTCGCAAGCCGGGGAAGGCCCGGCTTTCACCGGGCAGGCTGCCTTGCCAGTATCCTGGGGGCGATGGCGCTGATCCTGATCGGGCGGCTGCTGGGGGTTGGCGGCTAG
- a CDS encoding alpha/beta fold hydrolase, whose translation MPQATANGLTLEYETFGDEQNPPLLLVMGLGAQMTLWPLELIEALVERGFHVIRYDNRDIGLSQKFDGAKIPNIALTVLMARIGLTPRTPYTLGDMADDAVGLLDSLGIDKAHIVGASMGGMIAQHIASTHAERTLSLCSIMSTTGHRKLPPADKEAIRVLTKRPESTDMDVLIEHGLKISRTIGSPAYPAEESRLRQRIRGDMERSIYPEGMQRQLAAILADGDRRAQISGITAPTLVLHGEDDPLVPLSGGQDTAAHIPGAKLHTIPGMGHDLPLELVDEVADAIAGNAQGAGRSEAEAA comes from the coding sequence ATGCCCCAGGCAACCGCGAACGGATTGACGCTCGAATACGAAACCTTCGGCGACGAGCAAAATCCGCCATTGTTGCTGGTAATGGGGCTGGGCGCGCAGATGACGCTGTGGCCGCTGGAACTGATCGAGGCGTTGGTGGAACGCGGTTTCCACGTCATCCGCTACGACAACCGCGATATCGGGCTGAGCCAGAAATTCGATGGCGCGAAAATTCCAAACATTGCGCTGACCGTGCTGATGGCGCGGATCGGACTGACCCCGCGCACCCCCTATACGCTGGGCGATATGGCGGATGATGCGGTCGGGCTGCTCGACTCGCTAGGCATCGACAAGGCACATATCGTGGGGGCCAGCATGGGCGGGATGATCGCGCAGCATATCGCCTCCACCCATGCGGAGCGGACATTGTCGCTGTGCTCGATCATGTCGACCACCGGCCACCGTAAGCTGCCACCGGCCGACAAGGAGGCCATTCGCGTGCTGACCAAGCGGCCGGAAAGCACCGATATGGACGTGCTGATCGAACACGGTCTGAAAATCTCGCGCACTATCGGCAGCCCCGCCTATCCGGCAGAGGAATCGCGTCTGCGCCAGCGCATTCGCGGCGATATGGAACGCAGCATCTATCCCGAGGGGATGCAGCGGCAATTGGCGGCAATCCTGGCCGATGGCGACCGCCGCGCGCAGATATCCGGGATCACCGCACCCACGCTGGTCCTGCATGGCGAGGACGATCCGCTGGTCCCGCTATCGGGTGGTCAGGACACCGCAGCGCATATTCCCGGCGCGAAGCTGCACACCATCCCCGGCATGGGGCACGATCTGCCGCTGGAACTGGTGGACGAGGTGGCCGATGCCATCGCGGGGAATGCGCAAGGCGCTGGCAGATCGGAAGCCGAAGCGGCCTGA
- a CDS encoding TonB family protein — translation MHKFLKFAAAASAVFALTAPSLTAPAFAQRPEITVSTTTAMEEWRGDVTRDLDRNLKFAEKARGYQPLDGIVQIRFHLDDSGRPADLQFYRSSGSRASDKAAHWAVRRLNNLDEVPTAIDRGTVFQANIIFARSAEEHTRLARKLEAYERTRLASASPGSKVIALGS, via the coding sequence ATGCACAAGTTCCTGAAATTCGCCGCCGCTGCCAGCGCGGTATTCGCCCTGACTGCGCCCAGCCTGACCGCGCCCGCATTCGCGCAGAGACCCGAAATCACCGTTTCGACCACCACCGCGATGGAGGAATGGCGGGGCGATGTGACCCGCGATCTGGACCGCAACCTGAAATTCGCCGAGAAAGCGCGTGGCTATCAGCCGCTAGACGGAATCGTCCAGATCCGCTTCCATCTGGACGATTCGGGCCGCCCGGCAGATTTGCAATTCTACCGCAGCTCCGGCTCCAGAGCATCGGACAAGGCCGCCCATTGGGCAGTACGGCGGTTGAACAATCTGGACGAGGTGCCCACCGCGATCGATCGCGGCACCGTGTTCCAGGCGAACATCATCTTTGCACGCTCGGCCGAGGAGCACACCCGGCTGGCGCGCAAGCTTGAGGCCTATGAACGCACCCGGCTCGCCAGCGCTTCACCCGGTAGCAAGGTGATTGCGCTCGGTTCCTGA
- the nadB gene encoding L-aspartate oxidase — protein sequence MITEQHDVLIIGSGAAGLTAALALAETRKVLILAKGSLTGGSTAWAQGGIAAVLDAGDTFENHVRDTMVAGAGLNDREVVEFVIENAPASIDRLCELGVPFNRDSGDLHLTREGGHSHRRIVHVDDATGWAVQEALLKAAEANANITMLPGQTCIDLITGRHEARYSGAGRVWGAYALDANSGKVVAHTARATVLAAGGAGRVYQFSTAPRGATGDGIAMAWRAGARVSNMEMMQFHPTCLYNLEVKNFLITEAVRGEGGHLLHPGTGKRFMADYDAERMELAPRDVVARAIDDQIKRFGLDYVHLDISHKPAEFVRNHFPTIHDKLIGLGIDMTTGPIPVVPAQHYTCGGVVVGMDARTDLPGLWAAGEVTESGLHGANRLASNSLLECFVYGEAAARSIAESWDELAAPPPIRAWDESRVTDSDEQVVIKQNWTEIRRMMWNYVGIVRTTKRLERAANRIELLGKEIEDYYGSFVVTTDLIELRNLHQAADLIVRSALAREESRGLHFTLNYPETNKVARDTVLVP from the coding sequence ATGATTACCGAGCAGCACGATGTCCTGATTATCGGTTCCGGCGCGGCGGGCCTGACTGCGGCGCTTGCGTTGGCGGAAACGCGCAAGGTGCTGATCCTGGCCAAGGGTTCACTCACCGGCGGCTCCACCGCTTGGGCGCAGGGGGGCATCGCGGCGGTGCTGGATGCGGGCGACACGTTCGAGAACCATGTCCGTGATACGATGGTGGCAGGCGCCGGGCTGAACGACCGCGAGGTGGTCGAATTCGTGATCGAGAATGCTCCCGCCAGTATCGACCGGTTGTGCGAGCTGGGAGTACCGTTCAACCGCGATTCCGGCGATCTGCATTTGACGCGCGAGGGCGGTCACAGCCATCGCCGGATCGTCCATGTCGACGATGCAACCGGCTGGGCCGTGCAGGAGGCGCTGCTGAAGGCGGCCGAGGCCAATGCGAACATCACCATGCTGCCCGGGCAGACCTGCATCGACCTGATTACCGGACGGCACGAGGCTCGCTATTCGGGGGCGGGCCGGGTTTGGGGCGCGTATGCGCTCGATGCAAACAGCGGCAAGGTCGTGGCCCACACCGCGCGCGCCACCGTGCTGGCGGCGGGCGGGGCTGGCCGCGTCTATCAGTTCAGCACCGCACCGCGCGGCGCGACCGGGGACGGGATCGCGATGGCCTGGCGCGCGGGCGCGCGCGTGTCCAACATGGAAATGATGCAGTTCCACCCGACTTGCCTGTACAATCTGGAGGTCAAGAACTTCCTGATTACCGAGGCAGTGCGCGGGGAAGGCGGACATCTGCTCCATCCCGGCACGGGCAAGCGGTTCATGGCGGATTACGATGCGGAACGGATGGAACTGGCCCCGCGCGACGTGGTTGCCCGCGCGATAGACGACCAGATCAAGCGCTTCGGGCTGGATTACGTCCATCTCGATATCAGCCACAAGCCGGCGGAGTTCGTGCGCAACCATTTCCCAACCATCCATGACAAGCTGATCGGGCTGGGTATCGATATGACCACGGGGCCGATCCCGGTCGTGCCGGCGCAGCATTATACGTGCGGCGGAGTGGTGGTCGGTATGGATGCGCGAACCGATCTGCCGGGCCTGTGGGCGGCAGGCGAGGTTACCGAAAGCGGTCTGCACGGGGCCAACCGGCTGGCCTCCAACAGCCTGCTGGAATGTTTCGTCTATGGCGAAGCCGCCGCGCGCAGCATTGCCGAGAGCTGGGACGAGCTGGCAGCGCCCCCGCCGATCCGCGCATGGGACGAGAGCCGCGTAACCGATTCCGACGAACAGGTCGTGATCAAGCAGAACTGGACCGAGATCCGGCGAATGATGTGGAACTATGTCGGCATCGTGCGCACCACGAAGCGGCTGGAACGTGCCGCCAACCGGATCGAGCTGCTGGGCAAGGAGATCGAGGATTATTACGGCAGCTTCGTGGTGACGACCGACCTGATCGAACTGCGCAATCTGCACCAGGCGGCGGACCTGATCGTGCGGAGCGCGCTTGCGCGAGAGGAAAGCCGCGGGCTGCATTTCACGCTGAACTACCCCGAGACGAACAAGGTCGCGCGCGACACGGTTCTGGTTCCTTGA
- a CDS encoding ABC transporter ATP-binding protein, with protein MTPSPAIRIDNLTKRYAGENDGEGKLALDGVSFDVPQGQIFGLLGPNGAGKSTLINILAGLVNKTAGTAEIWGFDIEADHRNAKRMIGIVPQEIVFDPFFTPYEVLENQAGFYGIPKAERRSEELLRAVRLEDKRDAYARILSGGMKRRLLVAKAMVHSPPILVLDEPTAGVDVDLRRQLWELVTGLNQSGVTVVLTTHYLEEAEQLCDRIAIIDKGQLIANKPTRELIDMAREKIVRVSVDKDIAGPPMEENFLKAELIEDRVLEVTYDRDATSAGQVLAQIQSHGYAIEDVTTREADLEDVFVQLTGEG; from the coding sequence ATGACGCCATCTCCTGCAATTCGCATCGATAATCTGACCAAACGCTATGCCGGCGAGAATGACGGCGAGGGCAAGCTGGCGCTGGACGGGGTCAGCTTCGACGTACCGCAAGGGCAGATATTCGGGTTGCTCGGCCCCAATGGTGCGGGCAAATCCACGCTGATCAATATCCTGGCCGGTCTGGTCAACAAGACCGCCGGAACCGCCGAAATCTGGGGCTTCGATATCGAAGCCGACCACCGCAATGCCAAGCGAATGATCGGTATCGTGCCGCAGGAAATCGTCTTCGATCCGTTCTTTACGCCATACGAAGTGCTGGAAAACCAGGCGGGCTTTTATGGCATCCCGAAGGCGGAGCGCCGCAGCGAGGAATTGCTGCGCGCCGTGCGGCTGGAAGACAAGCGCGATGCCTATGCGCGCATCTTGTCGGGCGGGATGAAGCGCCGCCTGCTGGTGGCCAAGGCGATGGTCCACTCACCCCCGATCCTGGTACTGGACGAGCCGACCGCCGGGGTCGATGTCGATCTGCGGCGGCAGCTGTGGGAACTGGTCACCGGGCTCAACCAAAGCGGGGTCACGGTGGTGCTGACGACGCATTATCTGGAAGAGGCGGAACAGCTGTGCGACCGGATCGCGATCATCGACAAGGGTCAGCTGATCGCCAACAAGCCGACCCGCGAACTGATCGACATGGCGCGTGAAAAGATCGTCCGCGTCAGCGTGGACAAGGATATCGCCGGCCCGCCGATGGAAGAAAACTTCCTCAAGGCCGAACTGATCGAGGACCGCGTGCTGGAAGTCACTTACGACCGCGATGCGACCAGCGCCGGTCAGGTGCTCGCCCAGATCCAGAGCCACGGCTATGCGATCGAGGATGTCACCACGCGCGAAGCGGATCTGGAAGACGTGTTCGTGCAGCTGACCGGCGAGGGTTAG
- a CDS encoding DUF4402 domain-containing protein, with protein MLCGARKLAAALCTLAALCLPAALAAQQVSVTTGVDVLDDSRVTNTGDLDFGKVLPGPGGGSISVAPDGDVAVAGGLVAIGATSPASFNLTRDIGVDYLTYQAPLISDTIEIAHADDPSITMTVRNFTTDFNRTITLFGLFTLPAYYFQTSYDFRVGGTLDVDANQLAGEYSGTFTVIIDYE; from the coding sequence ATGCTGTGCGGAGCCAGGAAACTGGCTGCCGCGCTCTGCACGCTGGCGGCGCTGTGTCTGCCGGCCGCGCTCGCCGCACAGCAGGTGTCGGTGACAACCGGCGTGGACGTGCTGGACGATAGCCGAGTGACCAATACCGGCGATCTCGATTTCGGAAAGGTCCTGCCCGGGCCGGGCGGCGGTTCGATCTCCGTGGCGCCGGATGGCGATGTCGCGGTAGCCGGCGGCCTGGTGGCAATAGGCGCAACCAGCCCGGCATCGTTCAACCTCACCCGCGATATCGGCGTCGATTACCTGACCTACCAGGCCCCGCTGATCAGCGACACGATCGAAATCGCCCATGCCGATGACCCATCCATCACGATGACGGTACGAAATTTTACAACCGACTTTAATCGCACGATCACGCTTTTCGGGCTTTTCACTCTGCCTGCATATTATTTCCAGACCTCCTACGATTTTCGGGTGGGCGGCACTTTGGACGTAGATGCAAACCAACTTGCCGGAGAATACAGTGGAACTTTCACCGTCATCATCGACTATGAGTGA
- a CDS encoding DUF4402 domain-containing protein — protein MSDHDVLAHGRLFGCLTAAALTLSTTPALAQSVDATPRVVVLEELGLTKVRDLDFGDVLVTGTAGSVQMAPGTTTATCTATNVLHFATCQPAVFGGEGQFGQRIRVRLPARREITVTGPGADMLIDTLMVEVASGLNRLSPAESRRNIRYRITDTDGVFLFRLGGTLNLAADQTPGIYEGTFNVQIDYR, from the coding sequence ATGAGTGATCATGATGTCCTTGCCCATGGGCGGCTGTTCGGCTGCCTGACCGCAGCGGCGCTTACCTTGTCAACCACACCTGCGCTGGCCCAATCTGTCGATGCGACGCCGCGCGTCGTGGTGCTGGAGGAGCTTGGGCTGACCAAGGTCCGCGATCTGGATTTCGGCGATGTGCTGGTGACCGGAACGGCGGGCAGCGTGCAGATGGCGCCGGGCACGACCACTGCCACCTGCACCGCTACCAATGTGCTGCATTTCGCCACTTGCCAACCGGCTGTGTTCGGCGGCGAAGGCCAGTTTGGCCAGCGAATCCGTGTCAGACTACCGGCACGCCGGGAAATAACCGTAACCGGTCCCGGTGCCGACATGCTGATCGATACGCTGATGGTCGAAGTGGCGAGCGGGCTCAACCGGCTCTCTCCGGCTGAATCGCGGCGCAATATCCGCTACCGCATCACCGATACGGATGGCGTGTTCCTGTTTCGCCTGGGCGGTACGCTGAACCTGGCAGCCGACCAGACGCCCGGAATTTACGAAGGCACGTTCAACGTCCAGATCGATTATCGCTAG